Proteins encoded by one window of Actinocorallia herbida:
- a CDS encoding sulfatase-like hydrolase/transferase translates to MIGVPLGSPRNILFLMTDQHRVDTLGCYGGSGASTPALDGLAAEGARFDRFYTPTAICTPARASLFTGLHPFRHGLLVNPERNGGGRDEVAEEDPVLSVPLLAAGYNAGHVGKWHIGRERGPEFYAMDGEHLPGALNPFHHPSYERWLKEHGHPPFEVRDPVYGRAANASGRGHLIAGRLAQPAEATVEAFLTDQALALLERYAEDFHSGARRFMLSCHWYGPHLPYLIPDAYYDLHDPDEVELPASMAETFAGKPDVQRRYAEYWSADSFDAAAWRKLIAVYRGYVSLIDAQVGRLLDRLRELDLWDDTAVVFTADHGEFTGAHRLNDKGPAMYEDIYRIPGIVRVPGAGPRVVDDFATLIDLNPTLLELAGLPPQRPCDGTSLLPLITGSGAGGRDHVVAEFHGHHFPYSQRMFRDRRHKLVFNPESVHELYDLETDPHELHNVYDAPAYSGVRRDLTVRLYRELVERGDPAYTWMSYMADIGTDRAPDVDGVADEVAS, encoded by the coding sequence ATGATCGGAGTTCCGTTGGGCAGCCCCCGCAACATCCTGTTCCTGATGACCGACCAGCACCGGGTCGACACCCTCGGCTGCTACGGCGGCTCCGGCGCGTCCACCCCCGCGCTGGACGGCCTCGCGGCGGAGGGCGCCCGGTTCGACCGCTTCTACACGCCCACCGCCATCTGCACCCCGGCGCGCGCCTCGCTCTTCACCGGGCTGCACCCGTTCCGGCACGGCCTGCTGGTCAACCCGGAACGCAACGGCGGCGGCCGCGACGAGGTCGCCGAGGAGGACCCGGTCCTCTCCGTCCCGCTGCTGGCGGCCGGCTACAACGCCGGGCACGTCGGCAAATGGCACATCGGACGCGAACGCGGCCCCGAGTTCTACGCGATGGACGGCGAACACCTGCCCGGCGCGCTCAACCCCTTCCACCACCCGTCCTACGAGCGCTGGCTCAAGGAGCACGGGCACCCTCCGTTCGAGGTGCGCGATCCGGTGTACGGGCGCGCCGCCAACGCGTCAGGCCGCGGCCACCTCATCGCGGGACGGCTCGCCCAGCCCGCGGAGGCGACCGTCGAGGCGTTCCTCACCGACCAGGCCCTGGCCCTGCTGGAGCGCTACGCCGAGGACTTCCACTCCGGCGCCCGCCGCTTCATGCTGTCCTGCCACTGGTACGGCCCCCACCTGCCGTACCTGATCCCGGACGCCTACTACGACCTGCACGACCCCGACGAGGTCGAGTTGCCCGCGTCGATGGCCGAGACCTTCGCGGGCAAGCCCGACGTCCAGCGCCGCTACGCCGAGTACTGGTCGGCCGACAGCTTCGACGCCGCCGCGTGGCGCAAGCTCATCGCCGTCTACCGCGGCTACGTCAGCCTGATCGACGCGCAGGTCGGCCGGCTGCTCGACCGGCTGCGCGAGCTCGACCTCTGGGACGACACCGCGGTGGTCTTCACCGCCGACCACGGCGAGTTCACCGGCGCGCACCGGCTCAACGACAAGGGGCCGGCGATGTACGAGGACATCTACCGGATCCCCGGCATCGTCCGCGTGCCGGGCGCCGGGCCCCGCGTCGTCGACGACTTCGCGACCCTCATCGACCTCAACCCGACCCTCCTGGAGCTGGCCGGGCTCCCCCCGCAGCGGCCCTGCGACGGGACGAGCCTGCTGCCGCTGATCACCGGGTCCGGCGCGGGCGGCCGGGACCACGTGGTCGCCGAGTTCCACGGCCACCACTTCCCCTACTCCCAGCGGATGTTCCGCGACCGCCGCCACAAGCTCGTGTTCAACCCCGAGAGCGTGCACGAGCTGTACGACCTGGAGACCGACCCGCACGAGCTGCACAACGTCTACGACGCGCCCGCCTACTCCGGCGTCCGCCGCGACCTGACCGTCCGGCTGTACCGGGAGCTGGTCGAGCGCGGCGACCCCGCCTACACGTGGATGAGCTACATGGCGGACATCGGCACGGACCGGGCCCCGGACGTCGACGGCGTCGCCGACGAGGTGGCCTCGTGA
- a CDS encoding ROK family transcriptional regulator translates to MTRPPDALQRLRRVHEDLVLGTLRATGPLSRADIVERTGLSRTTLFAIIADLVRRGAVTEAEARPSGARGRPPTLVALAPEAGQLIGLDLARRRVHLAVANVAHQVVATGTADVSERADAAERAETAVRLIRRVIGERGIGLGSLEAIGLGLHGVVDEPARPAGEGANPAAERLAAEFGVRVAVDNNARLAALAESTWGAAKAVSDLVYVRWSTGIGGGYVVGGRLVRGAHGGAGELGHVSLDPGGPICHCGGRGCLEERAGGQALLEACAARGVAVAGLDELVEAARDRVPEVCALITAAATRIGRVLAGTVVQLDPRRVVLGGELGALGSLVLDPVRAEISRLALPNAAHSLDVVSADLGGNASAMGAIALLLQEDPDIPDHLRPAPSPA, encoded by the coding sequence CGCGCTCCAGCGGCTCCGCAGGGTCCACGAGGACCTCGTGCTCGGCACGCTCCGCGCGACGGGGCCGCTGAGCCGTGCCGACATCGTCGAGCGCACGGGGCTGTCGCGCACCACCCTGTTCGCGATCATCGCCGACCTGGTCAGGCGCGGCGCCGTCACCGAGGCCGAGGCCCGGCCGTCGGGGGCGCGCGGGAGGCCGCCGACGCTCGTGGCGCTCGCCCCCGAGGCGGGCCAGCTGATCGGGCTCGACCTCGCCCGCCGGCGGGTCCATCTGGCCGTCGCCAACGTCGCGCACCAGGTCGTCGCGACCGGGACCGCCGACGTCTCCGAGCGGGCGGACGCGGCCGAGCGCGCCGAGACCGCGGTCCGCCTCATCCGGCGGGTGATCGGGGAGCGCGGGATCGGGCTCGGCTCGCTGGAGGCGATCGGGCTCGGGCTGCACGGCGTGGTCGACGAACCGGCCAGGCCCGCGGGCGAGGGTGCGAACCCCGCCGCGGAACGGCTCGCCGCCGAGTTCGGGGTGCGCGTCGCGGTCGACAACAACGCGCGGCTCGCCGCCCTGGCGGAGAGCACCTGGGGAGCCGCCAAGGCGGTCTCCGACCTGGTCTACGTGCGCTGGTCGACGGGCATCGGCGGCGGCTACGTCGTCGGCGGCCGACTGGTGCGCGGCGCCCACGGCGGGGCGGGCGAGCTGGGCCATGTGTCCCTCGACCCGGGCGGCCCGATCTGCCACTGCGGCGGCAGGGGCTGCCTGGAGGAGCGCGCCGGCGGCCAGGCGCTCCTCGAAGCGTGCGCGGCGCGGGGCGTCGCGGTCGCCGGCCTCGACGAACTGGTCGAGGCGGCCAGGGACCGCGTGCCCGAGGTCTGCGCGCTGATCACCGCCGCCGCCACCCGGATCGGCCGGGTCCTGGCCGGGACCGTCGTCCAGCTCGACCCCCGGCGGGTGGTGCTCGGCGGTGAGCTCGGCGCGCTGGGCAGCCTCGTGCTCGACCCGGTGCGCGCCGAGATCTCCCGGCTCGCGCTGCCGAACGCGGCGCACTCCCTGGACGTCGTCTCCGCCGACCTGGGCGGCAACGCCTCGGCCATGGGGGCGATCGCCCTGCTCCTCCAGGAGGACCCGGACATCCCCGACCACCTCCGCCCGGCCCCCTCCCCTGCCTGA